The Planktothrix tepida PCC 9214 genome window below encodes:
- a CDS encoding pentapeptide repeat-containing protein, translating into MTGVEGLWPHNLSPNRLAVLERKLVLWLQEQPLPADIHEMALHYNSHEDLQLLTQKAAAQGCHFADLQTTVQGVISAKTDNFLDLAEIAGLNPLEDFADAKLLGANLRGLTLSGAKLTNAYLRGADLSDIDLTCSDLRNANLGGADLSGALLSDADLTGADLHRVSLALANLSGSNLTNVNLEEANLSNCNLSDANLSGACLKNADLYQAGLALTNLVNVDFTGANVKEARLWHDSGISDEVKADLIHRGAIFDEKIENIKRD; encoded by the coding sequence ATGACTGGTGTAGAAGGACTTTGGCCCCATAATCTCAGCCCAAATCGCTTGGCGGTATTAGAACGCAAACTTGTCCTGTGGTTACAGGAACAACCCCTACCCGCCGATATTCACGAAATGGCACTCCACTATAATAGCCATGAAGATTTGCAATTATTAACCCAAAAAGCAGCGGCTCAAGGCTGTCATTTTGCGGATTTGCAAACAACTGTTCAAGGGGTTATATCAGCAAAAACCGATAACTTTTTAGACTTAGCAGAAATTGCGGGTTTAAATCCCTTAGAAGATTTTGCTGACGCGAAACTATTAGGAGCTAATTTAAGGGGATTAACGTTAAGTGGTGCAAAACTAACAAATGCTTATTTACGCGGAGCCGATTTAAGCGATATTGATTTAACCTGTTCTGATTTAAGAAATGCAAATTTAGGAGGAGCCGATTTAAGCGGAGCATTATTAAGTGATGCGGATTTAACAGGAGCAGATTTGCATCGGGTTAGTTTAGCTTTAGCGAATTTAAGTGGCTCGAATTTAACGAATGTTAATTTAGAAGAAGCCAATTTAAGTAACTGCAATTTAAGCGATGCTAATTTAAGCGGAGCTTGTTTAAAAAATGCCGATTTATATCAAGCAGGATTAGCTTTAACAAATTTAGTCAACGTGGATTTTACGGGTGCTAATGTTAAAGAAGCTCGACTCTGGCATGATTCGGGAATTTCCGACGAAGTGAAAGCAGATTTAATCCATCGGGGTGCAATTTTTGATGAAAAGATAGAAAATATAAAACGAGATTAA
- a CDS encoding acyl-CoA desaturase — MTSQVATSPENEPKLNGLTVAFFSVIHALALFAPWCFSWSALGITIFLHWFFGSIGICLGYHRLLSHRSFKVPQWLEYAITLIGVCALQGGPIFWVAGHRLHHAYTEDEDKDPYSARRGFWWSHMLWIFYPRQTFFDADHYKRFAPDLTRDPFYCWLDRYHLLLQIPIAVLLYSIGGWSWLVYGVFLRAVLLWHSTWFINSVTHMWGYRTFDTDDNSRNLWWAAIFTYGEGWHNNHHAYPNVAKAGWKWWEIDMTWWSIWVLKTVGLAQKVILPPTQRATET; from the coding sequence ATGACGTCTCAAGTCGCAACTTCACCTGAAAATGAACCGAAGTTAAACGGTTTAACAGTTGCGTTTTTCAGCGTAATTCATGCGTTAGCTTTATTCGCACCTTGGTGTTTTTCTTGGTCAGCTTTAGGAATCACAATATTTCTACACTGGTTTTTTGGCAGTATTGGTATTTGTTTAGGCTACCATCGTTTATTAAGCCATCGCAGTTTTAAAGTTCCCCAATGGTTAGAATATGCGATTACTTTAATTGGGGTTTGTGCATTACAAGGAGGCCCGATTTTTTGGGTCGCCGGACACCGTTTGCATCATGCTTATACGGAAGATGAAGATAAAGATCCTTACTCCGCCCGTCGAGGATTTTGGTGGAGTCATATGTTATGGATTTTCTACCCTCGTCAAACCTTTTTTGATGCTGACCATTACAAACGATTTGCCCCTGATTTAACGCGAGATCCGTTTTATTGTTGGTTAGATCGTTATCATCTGTTACTGCAAATTCCCATTGCTGTGCTACTTTACAGCATTGGCGGTTGGTCATGGTTGGTTTATGGCGTATTTTTACGGGCTGTGCTGTTATGGCATAGCACCTGGTTTATTAACTCCGTGACCCATATGTGGGGATACCGTACCTTTGACACCGATGATAATTCTCGTAACCTTTGGTGGGCGGCAATTTTCACATACGGAGAAGGATGGCATAATAACCATCACGCCTATCCTAATGTGGCGAAAGCGGGTTGGAAATGGTGGGAAATTGATATGACTTGGTGGTCAATTTGGGTATTAAAAACCGTTGGTTTAGCTCAAAAAGTAATTTTACCTCCAACTCAACGGGCGACGGAAACTTAA
- the ffh gene encoding signal recognition particle protein: MFDALSERFESAWKKLRGQDKISESNIQDALKEVRRALLEADVNLQVVKEFVAEVGEKAQGAQVVSGVRPGEQFVKIVHDELVNVMGESNVPLAQADTAPTIILMAGLQGTGKTTATAKLALHLRKENRTALLVATDIYRPAAINQLITLGKQINVPVFEMGTDTDPVEIARQGVEYARNHDIDTVIIDTAGRLQIDQDMMAELAQIKETIEPHETLLVVDAMTGQEAANLTRTFNDQVGITGAILTKMDGDSRGGAALSIRRVSGAPIKFVGVGEKVEALQPFYPDRVASRILGMGDILTLVEKAQEEFDLADAEKMQEKIVTAKFDFTDFLRQTRMMKNMGSLGGLIKLIPGMNKISQDQLDQGEAQLKRSEAMINSMTVDERKNPDLLASSPSRRKRIAKGSGMQEKDVMKLVSDFQKMRVMMQQMSQGMMPGMGMPGMGMPGMGMPGMGGMRGGYPGAPKAKKKKEKKKKGFGQL; the protein is encoded by the coding sequence ATGTTTGATGCCCTAAGTGAACGCTTTGAATCCGCCTGGAAAAAACTCCGAGGTCAGGATAAAATTAGTGAGTCTAATATTCAAGATGCCTTAAAAGAAGTCCGTCGCGCTCTTCTGGAAGCGGATGTTAACCTGCAAGTGGTTAAAGAGTTTGTCGCGGAAGTTGGCGAAAAAGCCCAGGGGGCGCAGGTCGTGTCCGGTGTGCGACCGGGGGAACAGTTTGTTAAGATTGTCCATGATGAATTAGTCAATGTGATGGGGGAAAGTAACGTTCCCCTTGCCCAAGCGGACACGGCTCCAACAATTATTTTAATGGCGGGGTTACAAGGAACAGGAAAAACCACCGCAACAGCTAAATTAGCTCTGCATTTAAGAAAAGAAAATCGCACCGCTTTGTTAGTTGCAACGGACATTTATCGACCTGCCGCGATTAATCAATTAATCACATTAGGAAAACAAATTAACGTTCCTGTGTTTGAAATGGGAACCGATACAGACCCGGTAGAAATTGCCCGTCAAGGGGTAGAATATGCCCGAAATCACGATATTGATACCGTTATTATTGACACCGCCGGACGTCTGCAAATCGACCAAGATATGATGGCGGAATTAGCGCAAATTAAAGAAACCATTGAACCCCATGAAACCTTGTTAGTGGTTGATGCCATGACAGGTCAAGAAGCCGCTAATTTAACCCGTACTTTTAATGACCAAGTGGGGATAACCGGGGCTATTTTAACCAAAATGGATGGGGATAGTCGTGGTGGGGCGGCGCTGTCAATTCGTCGGGTATCTGGTGCTCCGATTAAATTTGTGGGGGTTGGTGAAAAAGTCGAAGCTCTACAACCGTTTTATCCTGACCGAGTTGCTTCTCGAATTTTAGGCATGGGCGATATTTTAACGTTAGTTGAAAAAGCCCAAGAGGAATTTGACTTGGCAGATGCTGAGAAAATGCAGGAAAAAATTGTTACGGCAAAATTCGATTTTACCGACTTCCTGCGTCAAACTAGAATGATGAAAAATATGGGGTCTTTGGGGGGATTAATTAAGTTAATTCCGGGGATGAATAAGATTTCCCAAGACCAATTAGACCAGGGAGAAGCGCAACTCAAACGTTCAGAAGCGATGATTAATTCCATGACCGTTGATGAACGCAAAAACCCCGATTTATTAGCCAGTTCTCCCTCCCGTCGCAAACGCATTGCTAAAGGGTCTGGAATGCAAGAAAAAGATGTGATGAAGTTAGTGAGTGACTTCCAGAAAATGCGGGTGATGATGCAACAAATGAGTCAAGGAATGATGCCCGGAATGGGTATGCCTGGAATGGGTATGCCGGGGATGGGTATGCCCGGAATGGGTGGCATGAGAGGGGGTTATCCAGGTGCTCCTAAAGCTAAGAAAAAGAAAGAGAAAAAGAAAAAAGGTTTCGGACAACTTTAA
- a CDS encoding pentapeptide repeat-containing protein, with the protein MPMLEQANELFKQGISYYQTGQYQAALSCWQEALQSYRNLQEHKREGAAWGNLGAVHEALLSPEFAINCYQQHLAISREIDDPKGELNALVNLTNIYYNLKEYSNALDYQNQRLALARQLLDPYTEEQAFSGLGKIYLAQEQWEQAIDAYQHQLILAQAHQNYPSQGSAFNHLKLIHEQLEQWDQVQAYSQQHQAIFRPFLTENPGNILHQAEAIGLDPLIDFAGIDLSHLDFSYADLREANLEQTNLSYANLTLADLSGANLKAANLNHAILTNSNLRDADLSNANLIEADLRTKMPRANLSYANLTKADFMSAYLPHANLSYANLTDTNFQYAELTGVNFQGANLTGANFSRAEMKDANVENVNFTHALGISGRIKLELVKRGAIFEENED; encoded by the coding sequence ATGCCAATGTTAGAGCAAGCCAACGAATTATTTAAACAGGGAATTTCCTACTACCAAACAGGTCAATATCAAGCGGCTTTGTCCTGTTGGCAAGAAGCCCTCCAATCTTATCGAAACCTACAGGAGCATAAACGGGAAGGGGCAGCCTGGGGTAATTTAGGCGCTGTTCATGAGGCTTTATTAAGCCCAGAATTTGCCATTAATTGCTATCAACAACATTTAGCCATCTCCCGTGAAATTGATGACCCCAAAGGCGAACTGAATGCTTTAGTTAATCTCACTAATATTTATTATAATTTAAAAGAATATTCCAACGCCCTAGATTACCAAAATCAACGGTTAGCACTCGCCCGTCAATTATTAGATCCCTATACAGAAGAACAGGCATTTTCAGGATTAGGAAAAATTTATCTAGCTCAAGAACAATGGGAACAAGCCATTGACGCTTATCAACATCAATTAATCCTCGCCCAAGCTCATCAAAATTATCCCAGTCAAGGCAGTGCTTTTAATCATTTAAAATTAATCCATGAACAGTTAGAACAATGGGATCAAGTTCAAGCCTATTCTCAACAACATCAGGCTATCTTTAGACCCTTTTTAACTGAAAATCCCGGAAATATTTTACATCAAGCCGAAGCAATTGGCTTAGATCCCTTAATCGATTTTGCCGGAATAGATTTAAGCCATCTTGATTTTAGTTATGCTGATTTACGAGAAGCAAACCTCGAACAAACCAACCTCAGTTATGCCAATTTAACGTTAGCAGATTTGAGTGGAGCTAATTTAAAAGCCGCTAATTTAAACCATGCTATTTTGACCAATTCTAATTTACGGGATGCAGATTTAAGCAATGCTAATTTAATTGAAGCTGATTTACGCACCAAAATGCCAAGGGCGAATTTAAGTTATGCTAATTTAACCAAAGCCGACTTCATGAGTGCCTATTTACCCCATGCTAATTTAAGTTATGCCAATCTCACCGACACCAATTTTCAATATGCTGAGTTAACGGGGGTCAACTTCCAAGGGGCTAACTTAACCGGAGCTAATTTTAGTCGCGCCGAGATGAAAGATGCAAACGTAGAAAACGTTAATTTTACCCACGCTTTGGGAATTTCCGGCAGAATTAAATTGGAGTTAGTCAAACGAGGGGCAATTTTTGAGGAAAATGAAGATTAG